In Plodia interpunctella isolate USDA-ARS_2022_Savannah chromosome 19, ilPloInte3.2, whole genome shotgun sequence, a genomic segment contains:
- the LOC128678424 gene encoding uncharacterized protein LOC128678424: MGVTFLQANLNHSARAQDLLLQSMAEWDLDVAVVAEPYAVPSLPHWAGDLDGLVAIVARPGAAPPLAIKKRGNGFVVAVRGEYAIIGVYFSPNRDLPALERFLDALGPEIRRLAPLKVFVAGDFNAKSTAWGNPATEPKGRKVEEWALAAGLSLLNRGTAHTCVRRTGGSVV, from the coding sequence ATGGGGGTCACCTTCCTCCAGGCCAACCTCAACCACTCCGCTAGGGCGCAGGATCTCCTCCTGCAATCCATGGCGGAGTGGGATTTGGATGTCGCGGTGGTCGCGGAGCCGTACGCGGTTCCCTCCCTGCCCCACTGGGCGGGGGATCTGGATGGCCTCGTGGCCATCGTGGCTAGGCCTGGTGCCGCCCCTCCCCTCGCGATTAAGAAGAGAGGGAACGGCTTTGTGgtggcggttcggggagagtacgccataattggtgtttacttctccccgaaccgggatTTGCCGGCCCTGGAGCGGTTCTTGGATGCTCTGGGGCCGGAAATAAGGCGGTTAGCGCCCCTAAAGGTCTTCGTGGCCGGtgacttcaacgccaaatcaacggcgtgggggaacccggccacggagcccaaggggcgaaaggtggaagagtgggcgctggccgcggggctgtctctcctaaacagggggacagcccacacgtgcgtgcgacggacgggcggatcggtggtg
- the LOC128678463 gene encoding uncharacterized protein LOC128678463 has product MGRTVAKSARGRSLTPRGKKSTGGDNEEVGEKTVISRSESLYFSDGESDGDSDGSIWLPDVMTTGKERGQASKRKASEDVEEAERASNKVSSATRGRAAHRGSYAGTAETKERLRDLSADYAQFERELEKAGTSRYLKASEKSGKRCLVDEHLEVVRAAAQKVLAEAGKSGNLKGTAWRAMNEACHDIIVAAGKIEAQCEESEAVRILRADNKRMREQLSLLEQETKALRTAFAERTSSALNEAQPAVGAPSLEDIRGLLSEWKESFERNMFLKLGGMVNDRLKEAEKRGFLAPEPIVRPPLAADKRKEAEPSAPKAGRSYAGAVAGATLMPPARPGPAPKATPAKKQPQQVTVQAQTPTGQSIEVPPPQEGEQGWAEVVKKGKKRGNKASPSAQPEPTLVKAPKASAQPPKKVKFAAPKTSAVVVTLKPESKLDYRTVISRATTIDLSSIGVDHVAAVRGTATGARIIEIPGANSGAAADSLAEKLREVIGTEAEVTRPFKAAQIRVSGFDEGVTPEALKDATARAGKCPPGQVKVGNIRISPDMTAAVIITCPVAAANALIDEGRLLVGWTAAKVRGLEALPMRCFRCMGIGHTRALCPSPVDRSELCHRCGKAGHISSACEASEPWCAVCYAHKLAAKHIMGGPSCNPPRTRGKLAPNKGTPEGTTMEH; this is encoded by the coding sequence ATGGGTAGGACGGTGGCCAAATCTGCACGGGGAAGATCTCTGACCCCAAGGGGGAAGAAATCGACTGGGGGGGATAACGAGGAGGTAGGCGAGAAGACTGTGATCAGCCGGTCAGAGTCTCTCTACTTCTCGGACGGCGAATCGGACGGTGACTCGGATGGGTCAATCTGGCTCCCGGACGTAATGACGACCGGGAAGGAGCGGGGCCAAGCCTCAAAGAGGAAGGCATCAGAGGACGTGGAGGAGGCCGAAAGGGCTTCCAACAAGGTTTCCTCAGCCACGAGAGGCCGGGCTGCTCATCGGGGCTCCTACGCTGGCACGGCCGAGACCAAAGAGAGGCTCCGGGACCTGTCTGCGGACTATGCCCAATTTGAGCGCGAGCTCGAGAAGGCTGGTACCAGCAGGTACCTGAAGGCTAGTGAGAAGAGCGGGAAGAGGTGCCTCGTTGACGAGCACCTGGAGGTGGTGAGGGCGGCCGCCCAGAAGGTTTTGGCGGAGGCCGGAAAATCCGGCAACCTAAAGGGGACGGCATGGCGGGCCATGAACGAGGCCTGCCATGACATAATTGTGGCGGCCGGAAAGATCGAGGCTCAGTGCGAGGAGTCGGAGGCTGTCCGCATACTCAGGGCGGACAACAAGAGGATGCGGGAGCAGCTTTCGCTCCTCGAGCAGGAGACGAAGGCCCTGCGCACGGCCTTTGCCGAGCGCACGTCATCGGCGCTGAATGAGGCCCAACCAGCGGTGGGTGCCCCCTCGCTGGAGGACATTAGGGGACTCCTCTCTGAATGGAAGGAGTCCTTTGAAAGGAACATGTTCCTCAAGCTGGGGGGCATGGTTAATGACCGCCTCAAGGAGGCAGAGAAAAGGGGCTTTTTGGCCCCTGAACCGATTGTCCGGCCGCCTCTGGCAGCCGATAAGAGGAAGGAGGCCGAACCGTCGGCCCCAAAAGCTGGGAGGAGCTATGCCGGTGCAGTTGCGGGGGCTACCCTGATGCCCCCAGCACGACCTGGGCCTGCACCCAAAGCTACACCAGCCAAAAAGCAGCCCCAACAGGTGACGGTCCAGGCCCAGACACCCACTGGGCAATCGATTGAAGTACCTCCGCCTCAGGAAGGTGAACAAGGGTGGGCTGAGGTTGTCAAAAAGGGAAAAAAGAGGGGGAACAAAGCCTCCCCTTCTGCCCAGCCTGAGCCTACCCTAGTGAAGGCCCCCAAGGCGAGCGCACAGCCGcctaaaaaagtaaaatttgccGCACCCAAGACTTCGGCAGTGGTGGTGACCCTCAAGCCGGAATCTAAACTGGATTACCGCACGGTGATATCGAGGGCCACCACTATTGACCTGTCGTCAATTGGAGTGGATCATGTGGCGGCTGTTCGTGGCACGGCAACGGGGGCCCGCATTATTGAAATACCCGGGGCTAACAGTGGGGCTGCGGCGGACAGCCTCGCAGAGAAGCTCCGGGAGGTCATAGGGACTGAGGCGGAGGTCACAAGGCCGTTCAAGGCGGCCCAAATAAGGGTCTCTGGATTTGACGAGGGAGTAACGCCAGAGGCCCTTAAAGATGCCACAGCGAGGGCAGGAAAATGTCCACCGGGACAAGTTAAAGTGGGCAACATCCGCATATCACCAGATATGACTGCGGCGGTGATTATCACTTGCCCCGTGGCGGCTGCCAACGCCCTAATTGACGAGGGGCGTCTCCTTGTTGGTTGGACGGCCGCCAAGGTCAGAGGGCTGGAGGCCTTGCCCATGCGGTGCTTCCGGTGCATGGGCATAGGCCACACCAGAGCCCTCTGCCCGTCCCCGGTGGACAGATCAGAGCTATGCCATCGCTGTGGCAAAGCAGGGCACATTTCGTCTGCGTGCGAGGCCAGTGAACCCTGGTGCGCGGTGTGCTATGCGCACAAGCTGGCCGCCAAACACATTATGGGCGGCCCCTCGTGCAATCCCCCGCGCACACGGGGCAAACTGGCCCCAAATAAGGGAACCCCTGAGGGCACCACCATGGAGCACTAA
- the LOC128678461 gene encoding uncharacterized protein LOC128678461 has protein sequence MGRNVAKASRGRSLTPRGKRSTGGDKEEGMSVGESEKTAISRSESLYFSDADSDGSVWLPDVKLGGKQRGQAPKRKASEGVEEAERASNKLSSATRGRAARRGSYSGTAEARERLRDLSADYAEFERELDRAGTSKYLKASQESGKRCLVDEHLEVVRAAAQKVLAEAGKSGNLKGTAWRAMNEACHDIIVAAGKIEAQCEESEAVRILRADNRRMREQLSLLQQETKALRTAFAERTSSAPKEAQPAAGTPSLEDIKGLLSEWKESFERDVFLRLGGMVSDRLKEAEKRGFLAPEPIVRPPLAADKKTKEVEALAPKTGKNYASVAAGATLMPPARPGPAPKAVPAKKQPKQATAQAQVSTEPPAELPPPQEGEQGWAEVVRKGKKKRNKKSSPSAQPEPTQAVAPKTSVQPPKKIKFTPPKTSAVVVTLKPESKLDYRAVITRATTIDLSSIGVDHVSAVRGTATGARIIEIPGANSGAAADSLAEKLREIIGGEAEVTRPFKAAQIRVSGLDEGVTPEALTEATARAGKCLPGQVRVGNIRMAPDMTASVIITCPVAAANALIDEGRLLVGWTAAKVRGLEALPMRCFRCMGIGHTRALCPSPVDRSGLCHRCGKAGHVSSACEASEPWCAVCFAHKLVAKHVMGGPSCNPPRTRGKLAPPNKGTPEGTTMEH, from the coding sequence ATGGGTAGGAACGTGGCCAAAGCTTCGAGGGGAAGGTCTCTGACCCCAAGGGGGAAGAGATCAACTGGGGGGGATAAAGAGGAGGGGATGAGTGTGGGGGAGAGCGAGAAGACGGCGATTAGCCGATCGGAGTCGCTCTACTTTTCCGACGCCGACTCGGACGGGTCAGTCTGGCTCCCGGATGTTAAGTTAGGCGGGAAGCAGCGGGGTCAAGCCCCAAAGAGGAAAGCTTCGGAGGGTGTTGAGGAGGCTGAAAGGGCCTCCAACAAGCTTTCCTCTGCCACGAGGGGCCGGGCTGCTCGTCGGGGCTCGTATTCTGGGACGGCCGAGGCAAGAGAGAGGCTTCGCGATCTTTCGGCGGATTATGCCGAATTTGAACGCGAGCTGGACAGGGCTGGTACCAGCAAGTATTTGAAGGCCAGCCAGGAGAGCGGGAAGAGGTGCCTCGTGGACGAGCACCTCGAGGTGGTGAGGGCGGCTGCCCAGAAGGTTTTGGCGGAGGCCGGAAAATCCGGCAACCTGAAGGGGACGGCATGGCGGGCCATGAATGAGGCCTGCCATGATATAATCGTGGCAGCGGGCAAAATTGAGGCCCAGTGTGAGGAGTCGGAGGCTGTCCGCATACTCAGAGCGGATAACAGGAGAATGCGGGAACAGCTTTCGCTCCTCCAGCAGGAGACGAAGGCCCTGCGCACGGCCTTTGCCGAGCGCACGTCGTCGGCGCCGAAGGAGGCCCAACCAGCGGCGGGAACCCCCTCGCTTGAGGACATCAAGGGACTCCTATCCGAATGGAAGGAGTCATTTGAGAGAGATGTGTTCCTCAGGCTGGGGGGAATGGTCAGCGACCGCCTTAAGGAGGCTGAGAAGAGAGGCTTCCTGGCCCCGGAGCCGATTGTTCGGCCGCCTCTTGCGGCCGACAAGAAGACCAAGGAGGTCGAAGCGCTGGCCCCAAAAACTGGGAAAAATTATGCCAGCGTAGCCGCGGGGGCTACCCTGATGCCCCCAGCACGACCTGGGCCTGCACCTAAAGCTGTTCCAGCGAAGAAGCAGCCCAAACAAGCGACGGCACAGGCCCAGGTATCTACCGAGCCACCTGCTGAATTGCCTCCGCCTCAAGAAGGCGAACAAGGGTGGGCTGAGGTGGTCAGAAAGGGGAAAAAGAAGAGGAATAAGAAATCCTCCCCCTCTGCCCAGCCGGAGCCTACCCAAGCGGTGGCCCCCAAGACGAGCGTACAGCCGccaaaaaagataaaattcaCCCCTCCCAAGACTTCGGCGGTGGTGGTGACTCTCAAGCCGGAATCCAAGCTGGATTACCGTGCGGTAATTACGAGGGCCACCACCATCGACCTATCGTCGATAGGGGTGGACCATGTGTCGGCTGTTCGCGGCACGGCAACGGGGGCCCGCATTATTGAAATACCCGGAGCTAACAGCGGGGCTGCAGCGGACAGCCTCGCAGAGAAGCTCCGGGAGATCATTGGTGGAGAGGCGGAGGTGACGAGGCCGTTTAAAGCGGCACAAATCAGGGTCTCTGGCCTTGATGAGGGTGTAACGCCGGAGGCCCTGACTGAGGCCACAGCGAGGGCGGGGAAATGTCTGCCGGGACAAGTCAGGGTGGGGAACATTCGCATGGCGCCGGACATGACGGCGTCGGTGATCATCACCTGCCCTGTGGCGGCTGCCAACGCCCTCATAGACGAGGGGCGTCTCCTTGTTGGTTGGACGGCCGCCAAGGTCAGGGGGCTGGAGGCCTTGCCCATGCGATGTTTCCGGTGCATGGGCATTGGCCACACTAGAGCCCTCTGCCCGTCCCCGGTGGACAGGTCTGGGTTATGCCATCGCTGTGGCAAAGCGGGGCACGTCTCGTCCGCGTGCGAGGCCAGTGAACCCTGGTGCGCGGTGTGTTTTGCGCACAAGCTGGTCGCCAAACATGTTATGGGCGGCCCCTCGTGCAATCCCCCGCGCACACGGGGCAAACTGGCCCCCCCAAACAAGGGAACCCCTGAGGGCACCACGATGGAGCACTAA